The Candidatus Eisenbacteria bacterium genome contains a region encoding:
- the mfd gene encoding transcription-repair coupling factor, which translates to MTTTDLYLTDDLAERLAGYADRCPEALDLLGTLGGGWNRADAARKRPRVAVRGLTGSARAYFVSWLQRRTDRTLLYVVPHGEAFEAARDDLEYFRGRGATFAFPEPDSPPYDPSSPHPTLTAERLGTLARLAAGERGVVVATVRGVLQRVTRPERLARAILSLRVGEDADPRALIERLVYLGYERLPEAESVGTFARRGGILDVFPVGQGDPLRIEFDGDTIASLRRFDAGTQRSLEKLSAARVLPRYEIIVEPGEAETIAGRLREAGDEAARGGANLFHDGMERFAGYYDDALASLSDYLPDDALVVVDDPAALAERAEEFSAGVLEAFHRARGEYPLISPPGQLFQPASAWDELLEQRRGADWMGAVAEPGEAARYAHRVIVDCLPAEPQQRSLDRLRDHLAELSANGIAPVILCDNPGQRDRLWEMLGNEGATLGVGLVSAGFTLRGAGLALLTDHEIFSRYRRRRRRLRRTGGMSVAELSALKPGDFVVHEEHGVGIYRGMRRLTLGGQETDCLELSYAEKDVLYVPVHMLSLVSRYAAGDGAKPGLHRLGSAQWQKTKARAKQAIQDMADELLKAYAARHALPGHAFKPDTVWQRELEASFPYDETPDQLTAIEDVRADMETASPMDRLICGDVGYGKTEVAIRAAFKAVQDGRQVAVLVPTTILAQQHGITFRERLADFPVKVEVLSRFRTPKETKDVVSRLASGDVDIVIGTHRLLSKDVRFASLGLVVIDEEHRFGVAQKEKIRQLTRTVDVLALTATPIPRTLNLSLAGARDMSVIETPPQNRLPVHTEVLEFDPEVVTEAVLREVDRGGQVFFVHNRVETIYNRAAMLQELIPQVSVGVAHGQMHERQLEQVMLDFTEGRLDVLVATMIIESGLDIPTVNTLIVDRADTLGLAQLYQLRGRVGRSSHRAHAYLMVPGRRVLTEEAEKRLRVIEEFDELGVGFKVALKDMEIRGAGNMLGPEQHGHIVGLGFDLYVKLLEEAVAGLKGEVESLRPEPRLLTDWSAFLPDDYVPDEHEKLALYRRLAEARNDGAVDDFTLELMDRFGQLPPPTVALVELRRLRVLGRGPDEAPALVESLKVLHDVAEVTLRRPLKPAEIASVVGSLNFQVEFFSGREFGLRMKGADLVLLNRARETLVALNRAVAAAAPDAGGGPKPGAPERPAAPAPAGRTSRS; encoded by the coding sequence GTGACCACCACCGACCTGTACCTGACCGACGATCTCGCCGAACGGCTCGCGGGCTACGCGGACCGCTGTCCGGAAGCGCTCGACCTGCTCGGCACGCTCGGGGGCGGCTGGAATCGGGCGGACGCCGCGCGCAAGCGCCCGCGCGTCGCGGTGCGCGGGCTCACCGGCTCGGCGCGCGCGTACTTCGTCTCGTGGCTGCAGCGGCGCACGGACCGCACGCTGCTGTACGTGGTCCCGCACGGCGAGGCGTTCGAGGCCGCGCGCGACGACCTCGAGTACTTCCGCGGCCGTGGCGCGACGTTCGCGTTTCCCGAACCCGACTCGCCCCCCTACGACCCGTCCTCGCCGCACCCGACGCTGACCGCCGAGCGGCTCGGGACGCTCGCGCGACTGGCGGCGGGCGAACGCGGCGTGGTGGTCGCGACGGTGCGCGGCGTGCTGCAGCGCGTGACGCGCCCGGAGCGGCTCGCGCGCGCGATCCTGTCGCTGCGCGTCGGCGAGGACGCCGACCCGCGCGCGCTGATCGAGCGGCTCGTCTACCTCGGCTACGAGCGGCTGCCCGAGGCCGAGTCGGTGGGCACGTTCGCGCGCCGCGGCGGCATCCTCGACGTCTTCCCGGTCGGCCAGGGCGATCCGCTGCGCATCGAGTTCGACGGCGACACGATCGCCTCGCTGCGGCGATTCGACGCGGGCACCCAGCGCTCACTGGAAAAGCTCTCCGCCGCCCGCGTGCTGCCGCGCTACGAGATCATCGTCGAGCCGGGCGAGGCCGAGACCATCGCCGGGCGGCTGCGCGAGGCGGGCGACGAGGCCGCCCGCGGCGGCGCGAACCTGTTCCATGACGGCATGGAGCGCTTCGCGGGCTACTACGACGACGCGCTCGCCTCGCTCTCCGACTACCTGCCCGACGACGCGCTGGTCGTGGTGGACGACCCGGCCGCGCTCGCGGAGCGCGCGGAGGAGTTCTCCGCGGGCGTGCTCGAGGCGTTCCACCGCGCGCGCGGCGAGTACCCGCTCATCTCGCCGCCCGGGCAGCTCTTCCAGCCGGCCTCGGCCTGGGACGAGCTGCTCGAACAGCGCCGCGGCGCGGACTGGATGGGCGCGGTCGCCGAGCCGGGCGAGGCCGCGCGCTACGCGCACCGGGTGATCGTGGACTGCCTTCCGGCCGAACCCCAGCAGCGCTCCCTCGACCGGCTGCGCGACCACCTCGCCGAGCTGAGCGCGAACGGCATCGCCCCGGTCATCCTGTGCGACAACCCGGGCCAGCGCGACCGGCTGTGGGAGATGCTCGGCAACGAGGGCGCGACGCTCGGCGTCGGCCTCGTCTCGGCCGGCTTCACCCTGCGCGGCGCCGGGCTCGCGCTGCTCACCGACCACGAGATCTTCTCGCGCTACCGGCGGCGCCGGCGCCGGCTGCGCCGCACCGGAGGCATGTCGGTCGCCGAACTCTCGGCGCTCAAGCCCGGCGACTTCGTCGTGCACGAGGAGCACGGGGTCGGCATCTACCGCGGCATGAGACGCCTGACGCTCGGCGGGCAGGAGACCGACTGCCTCGAGCTTTCCTACGCCGAGAAGGACGTGCTCTACGTGCCGGTGCACATGCTGTCGCTGGTCTCGCGCTACGCGGCCGGCGACGGCGCGAAGCCGGGGCTGCACCGGCTGGGTTCGGCGCAGTGGCAGAAGACCAAGGCGCGGGCGAAGCAGGCCATTCAGGACATGGCCGACGAGCTGCTCAAGGCCTACGCCGCGCGGCACGCGCTGCCGGGCCACGCGTTCAAGCCCGACACGGTCTGGCAGCGCGAGCTCGAGGCGTCGTTCCCCTACGACGAGACGCCCGACCAGCTCACGGCCATCGAGGACGTGCGCGCCGACATGGAGACCGCCTCGCCCATGGATCGCCTGATCTGCGGCGACGTCGGCTACGGCAAGACCGAGGTCGCGATCCGTGCCGCGTTCAAGGCCGTGCAGGACGGCCGGCAGGTCGCGGTGCTGGTGCCGACCACGATCCTCGCGCAGCAGCACGGCATCACGTTCCGCGAGCGGCTCGCCGACTTTCCGGTCAAGGTCGAGGTGCTGTCGCGCTTCCGCACCCCGAAGGAGACGAAGGACGTGGTCTCGCGCCTCGCATCGGGCGACGTGGACATCGTCATCGGCACGCACCGGCTGCTCAGCAAGGACGTGCGCTTCGCGAGCCTGGGCCTGGTGGTGATCGACGAGGAGCACCGCTTCGGCGTGGCGCAGAAGGAGAAGATCCGCCAGCTCACCCGCACCGTGGACGTGCTCGCCCTGACCGCCACGCCGATCCCGCGCACGCTCAACCTGTCGCTCGCCGGCGCGCGCGACATGAGCGTCATCGAGACGCCGCCGCAGAACCGCCTGCCGGTGCACACCGAGGTGCTCGAGTTCGACCCCGAGGTGGTGACCGAGGCGGTGCTGCGCGAGGTGGACCGCGGCGGGCAGGTGTTCTTCGTCCACAACCGCGTCGAGACCATCTACAACCGGGCGGCGATGCTGCAGGAACTCATCCCCCAGGTGAGCGTCGGCGTCGCCCACGGCCAGATGCACGAACGCCAGCTCGAGCAGGTGATGCTCGACTTCACCGAGGGCCGCCTCGACGTGCTCGTCGCGACCATGATCATCGAGAGCGGCCTCGACATCCCCACGGTCAACACGCTGATCGTGGATCGCGCCGACACGCTCGGCCTCGCGCAGCTCTACCAGCTGCGCGGCCGCGTCGGCCGCTCGAGCCACCGCGCGCACGCCTACCTCATGGTGCCCGGCCGCCGCGTGCTGACCGAGGAGGCCGAGAAGCGCCTGCGCGTGATCGAGGAGTTCGACGAGCTGGGCGTGGGATTCAAGGTCGCGCTCAAGGACATGGAGATCCGCGGCGCCGGCAACATGCTCGGGCCCGAGCAGCACGGCCACATCGTCGGCCTGGGCTTCGACCTGTACGTGAAGCTGCTCGAGGAGGCGGTCGCCGGGCTCAAGGGCGAGGTCGAGTCGCTGCGCCCCGAGCCGCGCCTGCTCACCGACTGGAGCGCCTTCCTGCCCGACGACTACGTGCCCGACGAGCACGAGAAGCTCGCGCTCTATCGCCGCCTCGCCGAGGCGAGGAACGACGGCGCGGTGGACGACTTCACACTCGAGCTGATGGACCGCTTCGGCCAGCTGCCGCCGCCGACGGTCGCGCTGGTCGAGCTGCGGCGGCTGCGCGTGCTCGGCCGCGGCCCCGACGAGGCGCCCGCGCTGGTCGAGAGTCTCAAGGTCCTGCACGACGTCGCCGAGGTGACGCTGCGCCGTCCCCTCAAGCCCGCGGAGATCGCGTCGGTCGTGGGCTCGCTCAACTTCCAGGTCGAGTTCTTCTCGGGCCGCGAGTTCGGGCTGCGGATGAAGGGGGCCGATCTCGTGCTGCTCAATCGGGCCCGCGAGACGCTGGTGGCGCTGAACCGTGCGGTCGCGGCCGCCGCGCCGGATGCCGGCGGCGGGCCGAAGCCGGGAGCGCCGGAGCGGCCCGCCGCGCCGGCGCCGGCCGGACGCACCAGCCGATCGTGA
- a CDS encoding thermonuclease family protein, with the protein MKRGRFRLGFVALLIAVFVPLALVLRRPGAPPERRQPPAPARPGPRSASPGQAPRPIAAPARARARTCVRVIDGDTVMLDGHERVRLIGVDTPELHREGTPVQYFARQASAHTNRLVAGRRVRLDFDQERRDRYGRTLGYLWLEDGTFVNLEIVRRGYGFAYTRHPFRYLDEFRSAERAARTEGAGLWAAPDSIGTAVGPPA; encoded by the coding sequence GTGAAGCGCGGGCGGTTTCGTCTCGGATTCGTGGCCCTGCTGATCGCCGTGTTCGTGCCGCTCGCCCTCGTGCTTCGGCGCCCCGGCGCACCGCCGGAGCGGCGCCAGCCGCCGGCGCCTGCTCGCCCCGGCCCGCGGTCCGCATCGCCGGGCCAGGCCCCCCGGCCCATCGCCGCGCCCGCCCGCGCCCGGGCGCGCACCTGCGTGCGCGTCATTGACGGCGACACGGTGATGCTCGACGGCCACGAGCGCGTGCGGCTCATCGGCGTGGACACGCCCGAGCTGCACCGCGAGGGCACGCCGGTCCAGTACTTCGCCCGCCAGGCGAGCGCGCACACGAACCGCCTCGTCGCCGGGCGCCGCGTGCGGCTCGACTTCGACCAGGAGCGGCGTGACCGGTACGGCCGTACGCTCGGCTACCTGTGGCTCGAGGACGGCACGTTCGTGAACCTCGAGATCGTCCGTCGCGGCTACGGCTTCGCCTACACGCGCCACCCGTTCCGCTACCTGGACGAGTTCCGCTCCGCCGAGCGCGCCGCCCGAACGGAGGGCGCCGGCCTGTGGGCCGCGCCCGACTCGATCGGCACGGCCGTGGGTCCGCCTGCCTAG
- a CDS encoding response regulator, which translates to MTHNDTLRVIIADDEPRARQFLEKLLNEHEGVQVVGVAKNGAEALAVVAKTRPDVAFLDIHMPDLSGLEVARHLKGETAPIVVFVTAYDQHAVEAFEIAALDYVLKPIRRERLGETVQRVRAEREGGARRGNGAAVREALASESLPQSARTLHRLPVRHRREVKLLDLADVPLVVSRDRLVLARSEGREYLVDYTLQELETRLPAGQFVRAHRGALVNVQAIESYGSEDGVLVLRLKDGSRVEASERRAAEVRRKLR; encoded by the coding sequence GTGACCCACAACGACACGTTGCGCGTGATCATCGCCGACGACGAGCCGCGCGCGCGGCAGTTCCTCGAGAAGCTGCTGAACGAGCACGAGGGCGTCCAGGTCGTCGGCGTGGCGAAGAACGGCGCCGAGGCGCTGGCGGTGGTCGCGAAGACGCGGCCCGACGTCGCGTTCCTCGACATCCACATGCCGGACCTTTCCGGGCTCGAAGTGGCCCGGCACCTGAAGGGCGAGACCGCGCCGATCGTGGTGTTCGTGACCGCCTACGACCAGCACGCCGTCGAGGCGTTCGAGATCGCGGCGCTGGACTACGTCCTCAAGCCGATCCGCCGCGAACGGCTGGGCGAGACCGTCCAGCGCGTGCGCGCCGAACGCGAAGGCGGCGCGCGGCGCGGCAACGGAGCGGCGGTGCGCGAGGCGCTCGCGAGCGAGTCGCTGCCGCAGTCCGCGCGGACGCTCCATCGCCTGCCGGTGCGGCACCGGCGGGAGGTCAAGCTGCTGGACCTCGCCGACGTGCCGCTGGTGGTCTCGCGCGACCGGTTGGTGCTCGCGCGCAGCGAGGGCCGGGAATACCTGGTGGACTACACGCTGCAGGAGCTCGAGACGCGCCTGCCCGCGGGCCAGTTCGTGCGCGCCCATCGCGGCGCGCTGGTCAACGTGCAGGCCATCGAGAGCTACGGTTCGGAGGACGGCGTGCTGGTGCTGCGCCTGAAGGACGGCAGCCGCGTCGAAGCCAGCGAGCGCCGCGCCGCCGAGGTGCGCAGGAAGCTGCGCTAA
- a CDS encoding peptidylprolyl isomerase: protein MTRSTARAALAALAAFAVSSLLAGCSIGQRPLARVGSRTITSADLLDAARGNELQYRGTPEQAKLTLLQDLVRRELMLEAAHRRGSDTTAFARNYLASLEDRYALEALYAKLAPKDPGVSEAEAHRLWQWRGTQAVVRVIYSPDRTIIASALRDLANGVPFAAVADRHNIPGTVPSGGLVGNVRPGQLVPPLDEALLTLEPGKVGGPYDTPQGVFLMVVESRAAVERPSFELEHTQLTEMLRQRKVRQTMVEAMIGLKEAAHVNVEKGAAQRLFRLLTPARIGDLTPPAPTADERAETLARWDGGRYTLGDALDDLSRPDVQKPPAGLTPAIQQWIEGRVITRVAREEARRRHLLEEPEVNRRVRGEYERYLLEGEFQASIADVPPPGEAQLRQIWAMVQGQYQQVSRANIQWVILPDSATAARIGMHGGHGGATLEEAVRRAGVQAIVHHEVVNYPTSDPNWITMRETLARMQPGEWAGPEHLREGFRLMQVVGKAQEPLTFENLTPDLRANLLQNAMQLAQEQRLARYTDSLQSLVRPVLLTENLRSVPWPPPATIDVGN, encoded by the coding sequence GTGACCCGCTCGACTGCCCGTGCCGCGCTCGCGGCGCTCGCCGCGTTCGCCGTTTCCTCGCTGCTCGCCGGCTGCTCGATCGGCCAGCGCCCGCTGGCGCGCGTCGGCTCGCGCACGATCACGTCCGCCGACCTGCTCGACGCCGCGCGCGGCAACGAGCTGCAGTACCGCGGCACGCCCGAGCAGGCGAAGCTCACGCTGCTGCAGGATCTGGTGCGCCGCGAGCTGATGCTCGAAGCGGCGCACCGGCGGGGCTCCGACACGACGGCGTTCGCGCGCAACTACCTCGCGAGCCTCGAGGACCGCTACGCGCTCGAAGCCCTGTACGCGAAGCTCGCGCCGAAGGACCCCGGCGTCAGCGAGGCCGAGGCGCACCGGCTCTGGCAGTGGCGCGGCACGCAGGCGGTGGTGCGCGTCATCTACTCGCCGGACCGCACCATCATCGCGTCGGCCCTGCGCGACCTGGCCAACGGCGTGCCCTTCGCGGCCGTCGCGGACCGCCACAACATCCCGGGCACCGTTCCGTCCGGCGGCCTGGTCGGCAACGTGCGTCCGGGCCAGCTCGTTCCGCCGCTCGACGAGGCGCTGCTCACGCTCGAGCCGGGCAAGGTCGGCGGGCCGTACGACACGCCGCAGGGCGTGTTCCTGATGGTGGTGGAAAGCCGCGCGGCGGTCGAACGGCCGTCGTTCGAGCTGGAGCACACGCAGCTCACCGAGATGCTGCGGCAGCGCAAGGTCCGCCAGACCATGGTCGAGGCCATGATCGGCCTGAAGGAAGCCGCGCACGTGAACGTGGAAAAGGGCGCCGCCCAGCGCCTGTTTCGCCTCCTGACGCCGGCGCGCATCGGCGACCTGACGCCGCCCGCGCCGACCGCCGACGAGCGCGCCGAGACGCTGGCCCGCTGGGACGGCGGACGCTACACGCTCGGCGACGCGCTCGACGACCTCTCCCGCCCCGACGTCCAGAAACCGCCGGCCGGCCTGACGCCCGCCATCCAGCAGTGGATCGAGGGCCGCGTCATCACCCGGGTCGCGCGCGAGGAGGCCCGGCGCCGGCACCTGCTGGAGGAGCCGGAGGTGAATCGGCGCGTGCGCGGCGAGTACGAGCGCTACCTGCTCGAAGGCGAGTTCCAGGCTTCGATCGCGGACGTCCCGCCTCCCGGCGAGGCTCAGCTCCGCCAGATCTGGGCCATGGTCCAGGGCCAGTACCAGCAGGTCAGCCGCGCGAACATCCAGTGGGTGATCCTGCCCGACTCGGCGACGGCCGCGCGCATCGGAATGCACGGCGGTCACGGCGGGGCCACGCTCGAGGAGGCGGTGCGCAGGGCGGGCGTGCAGGCGATCGTCCACCACGAGGTCGTGAACTACCCGACGTCCGACCCCAACTGGATCACGATGCGCGAGACGCTCGCGCGCATGCAGCCCGGCGAGTGGGCGGGACCGGAGCACCTGCGCGAAGGCTTCCGGCTCATGCAGGTCGTCGGCAAGGCGCAGGAGCCGCTGACGTTCGAGAACCTCACGCCGGACCTGCGCGCGAACCTGCTCCAGAACGCCATGCAGCTGGCGCAGGAGCAGCGGCTGGCGCGGTACACCGACTCGCTGCAGTCGCTGGTGCGGCCCGTCCTGCTCACCGAGAACCTGCGAAGCGTGCCCTGGCCTCCGCCGGCCACGATCGACGTCGGAAACTGA
- a CDS encoding DUF5110 domain-containing protein — protein MATRGWLSLLRALLAPFTLFGAAGAHAQPVAESLGEGLARFWPDAEARGAAPPSLALEAPRAAVGELPAAFRVRPVFSMARGGRVVRVALARGTSLYGTGEVPGPLLRNGRTTICWNTDAYGYDGSTPSLYQSHPWVLAVRPDGSAFGVLADTPGRVVVDLSNGIEFRAQGPAFPVIVVERPTPQDVLVALAGLVGRPPLPPRWALGFQQCRYSYAPAGEVLRIAREFRARRLPCDVLWLDIDYMDRHQPFTFDPVGFPEPKVMSDTLHAQGFRTVWILDPGIRREAGDATYDEGTRLDAWVRLADGTPFTGRVWPGLCVWPDFTRAAVRRWWGRRTAEFADRAGADGIWNDMNEPAVFAAPGKTMPETARHEADADLGGPGYHARYHNVYGMQMARATYEGLRAARPERRPFVLSRANHLGGQRYAAAWTGDNRSNEEHFRMALPMTLNLGLSGQPFAGPDIGGFAGPSTGGEYAAWLGLGSLLPFSRAHTEKGNMRKEPWSFGPKVEALARRALETRYRLLPYLYTLFEEASRTGLPVARPAFFAAPRAAWLRAVQHEFLLGADLLVHAGALAPAGGGASLADDEARWPRVRPVAGDDDVALPRLHLRAGAILPLGPVVQSSGETAPDSLELLVAPDADGRAEGWLYEDAGDGYGYARGAFRRTRFAAETAGGVLRVSARIEEGAWPRPAGRRYAVTVVGAKPERVEGP, from the coding sequence GTGGCGACCCGCGGCTGGCTGAGCCTCCTGCGGGCCCTGCTCGCGCCCTTCACGCTGTTCGGAGCGGCCGGCGCGCACGCGCAGCCGGTCGCCGAATCGCTGGGCGAAGGGCTGGCGCGCTTCTGGCCCGACGCGGAGGCGCGCGGCGCGGCGCCGCCCTCGCTCGCGCTCGAGGCGCCGCGCGCGGCGGTCGGCGAGCTGCCGGCGGCCTTCCGGGTGCGGCCGGTCTTCTCGATGGCGCGGGGCGGCCGCGTCGTGCGCGTCGCCCTTGCGCGCGGCACCTCGCTCTACGGAACCGGCGAGGTGCCGGGCCCGCTGCTGCGCAACGGCCGCACGACGATCTGCTGGAACACCGACGCCTACGGCTACGACGGCTCGACCCCGTCGCTCTACCAGTCGCACCCGTGGGTGCTGGCCGTGCGGCCCGACGGCAGCGCGTTCGGCGTTCTCGCCGACACGCCCGGCCGCGTGGTCGTGGACCTCTCGAACGGCATCGAGTTCCGCGCGCAGGGCCCGGCCTTTCCGGTGATCGTCGTCGAGCGGCCGACTCCGCAGGACGTGCTCGTCGCGCTCGCCGGGCTCGTCGGCCGCCCGCCGCTGCCGCCCCGCTGGGCGCTCGGCTTCCAGCAGTGCCGCTACTCGTACGCCCCCGCGGGCGAGGTGCTGCGCATCGCCCGCGAGTTCCGCGCCCGGCGGCTGCCGTGCGACGTGCTGTGGCTGGACATTGACTACATGGACCGCCACCAGCCGTTCACGTTCGATCCGGTGGGGTTCCCGGAGCCGAAAGTCATGAGCGACACGCTGCACGCGCAGGGCTTCCGCACGGTGTGGATCCTCGATCCCGGCATCCGCCGCGAGGCCGGCGACGCGACGTACGACGAGGGCACGCGGCTGGACGCGTGGGTGCGGCTCGCCGACGGCACGCCGTTCACCGGCCGCGTGTGGCCGGGCCTGTGCGTGTGGCCCGACTTCACGCGCGCGGCGGTGCGCCGGTGGTGGGGCCGGCGCACCGCCGAGTTCGCCGATCGCGCGGGCGCCGACGGAATCTGGAACGACATGAACGAGCCCGCGGTCTTCGCCGCCCCGGGCAAGACGATGCCCGAGACCGCGCGGCACGAGGCCGACGCCGACCTCGGCGGCCCGGGGTACCACGCGCGCTACCACAACGTGTACGGCATGCAGATGGCGCGCGCCACCTACGAGGGCCTTCGCGCCGCGCGCCCGGAACGGCGGCCGTTCGTGCTCTCGCGCGCCAACCACCTCGGCGGACAGCGCTACGCGGCGGCGTGGACCGGCGACAACCGCTCGAACGAGGAGCACTTCCGCATGGCGCTGCCGATGACGCTGAACCTCGGACTCTCGGGCCAGCCGTTCGCGGGGCCCGACATCGGCGGCTTCGCGGGCCCGAGCACCGGCGGGGAGTACGCCGCCTGGCTGGGGCTGGGCTCGCTGCTGCCCTTCTCCCGCGCGCACACCGAGAAGGGCAACATGCGCAAGGAGCCGTGGAGCTTCGGGCCGAAGGTCGAAGCCCTCGCGCGCCGCGCGCTCGAGACCCGCTACCGGCTGCTGCCCTACCTTTACACGCTGTTCGAGGAGGCCTCGCGCACGGGACTGCCGGTCGCGCGTCCGGCGTTCTTCGCCGCGCCGCGCGCCGCCTGGCTGCGCGCGGTCCAGCACGAGTTCCTGCTCGGGGCCGACCTGCTCGTGCACGCCGGCGCGCTCGCGCCCGCGGGCGGCGGCGCGAGCCTCGCCGACGACGAGGCGCGCTGGCCGCGCGTGCGCCCGGTCGCGGGCGACGACGACGTGGCGCTGCCGCGGCTGCACCTGCGCGCCGGGGCCATCTTGCCGCTCGGGCCCGTCGTGCAGTCCTCGGGCGAGACGGCTCCGGATTCGCTCGAGCTGCTGGTCGCGCCCGACGCGGACGGCCGCGCCGAGGGCTGGCTTTACGAGGACGCCGGCGACGGCTACGGCTACGCGCGCGGCGCGTTCCGCCGCACGCGCTTCGCCGCCGAAACCGCGGGCGGGGTGCTGCGCGTGAGCGCGCGCATCGAGGAGGGCGCGTGGCCGCGGCCGGCGGGGCGCCGCTACGCCGTCACGGTCGTGGGCGCGAAGCCGGAGCGCGTCGAGGGGCCGTGA